AACAGTCATCGCGAGAGAGGAAAGTTTAATTGGACGATCATCTCACCTTTCATTGACTGTGGAGGGAGACAACCTGCGCACAGCTGTGAAACATGAAATTATTGCCGACGGGGTAACGCTTTCCTTCCTGTACGCGCACACCAACACGAAGTGATAAAATTATGATTGCCAGGTAGTTGCATTGCATGTGCATCTGTTTTTGCAAACGTCGCGCCTTCCCATGCTGTTTCAAtcacaaaccccccccccccccccccccttagaGTAGTATTTGATTCAGCAAGCGTAAATTGCTTAAAATAACCCGAAATCGAACAATCCCTTACGTTTTGCAAGTTCCACAGAGACACAATTCCCGACAAAGAGGTAACGGTTGCGATCACGCCCAACGGCTATGCGGACGGTTTGGCCTTTCACGAGGATGAAGAATATTTCGTCCTGCCGCTCGAGCAAACGATGCGAATGGAGGATTTCCTTTCCGCCCTTGATCACAAGCAGTGAGTAAAAATACCCGACATTGGGAATTGACTAGGCATTAATTAATTCGAACTTAATCACTATTGCTCTATGCTATGGAAAAGCCCGGACGTCATTCCCTACATACAGCGCCAAAATTCCAACCTTACCGAGGATTTTCAAGAGCTGTGGATAGATGTGAACGAAAGCAGTCTAGATTTTGCGTCCGAAGCGTTTAACAAACAGCCGGATGCCATTAACTTTTGGATGGGAGATGAAAGGGCTATCACATCCAGTGAGTAGTGTGCCCGAGGGCAAGCAGCTTTCTGCTGACGGATTCTAACCTGTTGCTCTAATTGTCCACAGTGCACAAGGATCCGTACGAGAATATCTACTGTGTGATTTCCGGATACAAAGACTTTATCCTGATCCCTCCGATCGACCTACACAACGTACCCCGGCGCCAGTATCCGATGGGTATTTACATGCAGGAAAATGACGATTCGATAGTTATCGAGCCAATTCTGGACGGTGAGTCGTAACGGGTTTGGAAAGGGAATGGAATAGCAGGACAAACAAGCACTTTCGTTGAATAGAAATAGGTAAACCACGGATGATCGAGTGGGTCGGCGTGGATCCGTTGCAGCCAGATCTGGAACGGTTTCCCTGCTACGCGGATGCAACAACCTACGAAATTCGTCTGAACGCTGGGGACTTGCTGTACCTTCCCAGCCTTTGGTATCATCACGTACGACAAAGCCACAAATGCATTGCGGTCAACTTTTGGTACGACATGGACTACGATGCCCGTTACTGTTTCTACAAAATGATGGAAAAACTTTGCAACTATGGACAATAAATTTGGGCTGTGTTTCTGATGACGCActatattatatttaaaacGGGTTTTCTTTACAAATACAAGAACTAATCTTGAAGCAACGCAGACTATACAAGGGGCTCCTAGACAACATAAGAATACACTTTGCTAATATAATGTAAACACAATAAATACTCTACACTGGAAACGTACAAAAACCATACACATAAAGAAGACCGTCCTGGTTTGGCCTttgtctttcttcttctttgcctgCATACtgctaaaacataaaaatatctAGGTTCTAAACCCTTCGTCTTCTTTCCGACGCCGATCACCGTTTTGATCATTGAAATCCGCACGCGTGCCGTAACTTGCGCACGAGCTGCGCATCGATTCCCCGGTTCAGTGCCTTTTCCTCCAGCTCGCAAATCAAATTGGTCAACCATCGTTCCTGCATGTACAGTTGACGATTTTCCTGCCGATCGAACTCGAGACTGGTGTTTAGCATGTGCGTCATCAGCTTCTTCTTGTGGCGTGATCGACGTGACGCCTCGTTGTTTTTCACGCGGTCCTGGTTGTCGGCTTCGTTCTCACAATTCTTCCGGATGCGCGATTTGTTCGGGTTGAATCCTAAATCGGTAATAAGCGgggacacaacacaaacacgagACCTGGTAAGTCCATATAACTCGCTACTACAAAATCATTGATTGCTACTTACCCATTTCTAGTGGGAACTTGGCCAGCTTAGCCTTCGTATAGAGATCCTTGTTGTAGGCGGAAATTTCGACTATTTTGTCCAGCTCCTTCTGCACGCAATCGGGAATTCCGCTGTCCTTCTTCCATCGCTGCAGCACCAAGTTCGGCTGCAACATCTCGTCCAGTATGGAAGAGACACCCGAATCCGAGGGTGATCGTGCTGGTTTGTCCGCTATAGCAACGAGCGTACCACCAGCAGCGCCGCCGTGCTCTACGTTGCCGCTTGCTCCATCCGACGGTGGTTCCGGGGAGCTGGTGTATTGGTTGCCACCTGATTTCAGCATCATTGCGAATCCGTTCATACCGGGGCTACCGTATAGCAGATGGGGGGAATGGTTCCCTGGCGTCTCGATGATACGCGGACTGATCGATCGTCCCCCGTGGGATGTTTCCGGATGCGGTACAATAATAGGGGACAACGTATCTGCTCGCTCCCACCGCTCTAAATCCGGTGAAGACGAGCCCATCCGCACCGCTAGCGCACGGTTCGTGACAGTCGTCTCTTCCAATTTGTTAACTGGAACCAACGAAATGACGGGGCGCTTCATCGCATCCCTAGTAAACAGTTCGTGCTGAGCAATGTTGCCATGGACGGAAGCAACGCGCAGCGTCGATTTCGGTACGATGCGTTGCTTGGGTGATCCGTTCTTTCTTTCCCGCCGCTTCGGTGGGGACGTGCCAGACGATGCTACATTGGCTGTGGAGTTGTTTATTTGCACCAGTGTGGGCTGGTGTCCTCCGCTCAGCATTAACAGTGCGGACACTGCATCCAGATCAGTCATTTTGGGGATTTTTTTAAGAATCGATCTGAAAGgtcgaagagaaagagagcaaaacaCATTGGGGTAAGATTACGACCAAATTCAATTCCTCCAAAGAACACTAGATCATGCTGTGAGCGAAAAAGGCGAGCCATGTCTGCCATTGCCGAAATGAATGCGTCACATTCTTCGTGTTAGGATAGGGGGGAAGGACGCCCAAAGAAGAGGTGGTGTAAGCTTAGACAAGCATTTCGCCTTTCGAATGTGTGCAATGGTCG
This sequence is a window from Anopheles merus strain MAF chromosome 3R, AmerM5.1, whole genome shotgun sequence. Protein-coding genes within it:
- the LOC121596599 gene encoding bifunctional peptidase and (3S)-lysyl hydroxylase Jmjd7 isoform X3, with protein sequence MELQVLSFHRDTIPDKEVTVAITPNGYADGLAFHEDEEYFVLPLEQTMRMEDFLSALDHKHPDVIPYIQRQNSNLTEDFQELWIDVNESSLDFASEAFNKQPDAINFWMGDERAITSMHKDPYENIYCVISGYKDFILIPPIDLHNVPRRQYPMGIYMQENDDSIVIEPILDEIGKPRMIEWVGVDPLQPDLERFPCYADATTYEIRLNAGDLLYLPSLWYHHVRQSHKCIAVNFWYDMDYDARYCFYKMMEKLCNYGQ
- the LOC121596599 gene encoding bifunctional peptidase and (3S)-lysyl hydroxylase Jmjd7 isoform X2 → MSCTCIFFPRARRKFHRDTIPDKEVTVAITPNGYADGLAFHEDEEYFVLPLEQTMRMEDFLSALDHKHPDVIPYIQRQNSNLTEDFQELWIDVNESSLDFASEAFNKQPDAINFWMGDERAITSMHKDPYENIYCVISGYKDFILIPPIDLHNVPRRQYPMGIYMQENDDSIVIEPILDEIGKPRMIEWVGVDPLQPDLERFPCYADATTYEIRLNAGDLLYLPSLWYHHVRQSHKCIAVNFWYDMDYDARYCFYKMMEKLCNYGQ
- the LOC121596599 gene encoding bifunctional peptidase and (3S)-lysyl hydroxylase Jmjd7 isoform X1 is translated as MNNSNLRDAFQFLTSEAKDLFLPSNIPETYGIPSSLEFVRDYVAKNLPLIMRNAVNDWPAVDKWNSKYFRDTIPDKEVTVAITPNGYADGLAFHEDEEYFVLPLEQTMRMEDFLSALDHKHPDVIPYIQRQNSNLTEDFQELWIDVNESSLDFASEAFNKQPDAINFWMGDERAITSMHKDPYENIYCVISGYKDFILIPPIDLHNVPRRQYPMGIYMQENDDSIVIEPILDEIGKPRMIEWVGVDPLQPDLERFPCYADATTYEIRLNAGDLLYLPSLWYHHVRQSHKCIAVNFWYDMDYDARYCFYKMMEKLCNYGQ
- the LOC121596598 gene encoding uncharacterized protein LOC121596598 isoform X2 gives rise to the protein MTDLDAVSALLMLSGGHQPTLVQINNSTANVASSGTSPPKRRERKNGSPKQRIVPKSTLRVASVHGNIAQHELFTRDAMKRPVISLVPVNKLEETTVTNRALAVRMGSSSPDLERWERADTLSPIIVPHPETSHGGRSISPRIIETPGNHSPHLLYGSPGMNGFAMMLKSGGNQYTSSPEPPSDGASGNVEHGGAAGGTLVAIADKPARSPSDSGVSSILDEMLQPNLVLQRWKKDSGIPDCVQKELDKIVEISAYNKDLYTKAKLAKFPLEMGFNPNKSRIRKNCENEADNQDRVKNNEASRRSRHKKKLMTHMLNTSLEFDRQENRQLYMQERWLTNLICELEEKALNRGIDAQLVRKLRHACGFQ
- the LOC121596598 gene encoding uncharacterized protein LOC121596598 isoform X1, translating into MQYTVGNSQAGSILKKIPKMTDLDAVSALLMLSGGHQPTLVQINNSTANVASSGTSPPKRRERKNGSPKQRIVPKSTLRVASVHGNIAQHELFTRDAMKRPVISLVPVNKLEETTVTNRALAVRMGSSSPDLERWERADTLSPIIVPHPETSHGGRSISPRIIETPGNHSPHLLYGSPGMNGFAMMLKSGGNQYTSSPEPPSDGASGNVEHGGAAGGTLVAIADKPARSPSDSGVSSILDEMLQPNLVLQRWKKDSGIPDCVQKELDKIVEISAYNKDLYTKAKLAKFPLEMGFNPNKSRIRKNCENEADNQDRVKNNEASRRSRHKKKLMTHMLNTSLEFDRQENRQLYMQERWLTNLICELEEKALNRGIDAQLVRKLRHACGFQ